In Longimicrobium sp., the DNA window CGCCGGCGTCGGCTCCGGGCGCCGCGGCGGCGGAGCAGGCGGTCTCGGCCGCGGCGGTGGACTCGGCCGTGGCGCGCGTCGGCAGCGTGCCGCGCTTCCCCGACCGCGTGCCCAGCGGCATCCCCGCCGCGCCGGCCGCGCCGTCGGGAGGCGCGGCTCGCCCGGGCGCCGCCGCCCCGGGAGCGGGCGGGGGCGCGGGGGGCGAGATCGGGAACAACCCGGCGGGCGGGCGGCTGGGGCCCGGCTACCGCGACGGGCGGCTGATCGTGCGCCCCGAGGCGGTCCCCGAGCGCGAGCTGACCGAGCACGAGCGCTACATGCGCGACCTGGCGGGACGAATCCAGACGTACAACGACAGCGTGGCCGACGAGGGCGAGCGGATGCGGCGGGCGCGCAACTGGACCACGAAGGACAAGAACGGCCGCGAGTGGGGGATCGCCGAGGGCGGCTACCCGGTGATCGCCGGTCGCCGCATCCCCGTCCCCATCGCCCCGCCGATCCACGTGGACCGCGACACCGAGAACCGCGAGCGCGCCCAGGCCCGCCAGCGCGACGAGATCCAGCGCCAGGCCGAGGCCGGCGACCGCGACCGCAACTTCCGCGAGCGCACCCGCGCCATCCGCGAGCGCCGCGACCGCGAGCGCCAGAAGGAGCGCGAGCAGAGCGGCCAGGGCGAGCGCCCACCGGAGTCGAAGCCGTAAACCGGCGTCGATCCGCCCTCCACGAAGCGCGCGGGCTCCCAACCCGCGCGCTTCGCATGCGAACGCCGCTGTCCGCGCCGAACCCGATCTCCACACCGCCCCAGCCTGCGCAGGCAGGCTTCTCGCCGTTGTTGCCGCGGAGCCGCGGATTCATCCGCCCCGGCTCCCTGCACCCACGCATCCTCCTCCACAACGCTCTCATTGAGATAATTTTCTGGCCACCCGGTCATTTCCAGCGCCGAGGGGCGGCCCGCGACTTGCACCCCCGGACCTCCCTCGTTAATTCAACGGGACGTTCGATTTACCACGTCCGGAGGAGGGACGATGCGGGGGTCTTCGCGGAGGGAGGAGGACGGCGGGCGGGGCGGGCAGGCGCTCGTCTTCGCGCTGGGCGCGGTGGGCGGCGTGGCGCTGGGGATGCTGCTGTCGGGGCGCGCCGAGGCGCACCCCGAGGTGCGCGAGATGGGCGCCCGCCTGCGGGAGCGCGCGCGCGGCGTGGCCAGGAGCCTGCGCCCCGCGCGCCTGCGCCGCGAGCTGCGCGAGCAGCTCGACCTCACCCGCCTGGAAGACGCCGTGCTCGACGCGTTCCTGCGCGACGAGATCCTCTCCGAGCGCGCCATCGACGTGGGCGCCATCAGCCGCGGCATCATTGAGCTCTCGGGCTCGGTGCGCACGGGCGACGAGGCCGAGCGCGCGGTGCGGCTGGCGCAGCGCGTGGAGGGCGTGGAGACCGTGGTGAGCCGGATGGACGTGGAAGAGGGCTCCCGCCGCCGGCGGGGGGCCGACGACGCCGAATCCGCGGAAGGAGGCAGGATGGCAGGAGAGTGGACGGGCCGCCAGGTAGGGATGGGCCGGCGCCGCCAGGGGCACGAGACCGAGCCCGGCCGCGCCGACGACTCGCAGCACCTGCGCGAGACCTCGCTGGAGCAGTCCGACCGGGCGCAGTTCGAGGACGAGGACCTGGCGCACTCGCACCCGGTGATGTCCGCGCGCGCCGGGCCCGAGCCGGCGGACACGCGCTACCGCGAGGACGAGCTGGACCACCAGGACCCGTACGGCAAGCACGCCGTCCCGGTGGCCGAGCAGCCCCAGGCGATGAACTCGGACGCCCGCGTGGGCGAGGGGCTGAAGCCCGGCACCGAGCTGCTGCTCGAGGCCGCCGACGTGCCGGTGAAGCCCCACGGCGAGCGCCCCCGCCGCGACGCCGACGGCGACGAGCGGTAGCCGGTCTTCGCTTCGATCGACATGTGGAAGCCCCTCCTCCCGGCGCGGAGGAGGGGCTTCCGCTTTCGGTGGAACCAGGACGGGGCCGGCGGACGCCGGCCGCGAGTTGCATCGGGGGGCGGCTCGCGTAGATTCCGCCGCCTCCGAACGTGACCGAAGCCCGGGGACGACGATGGCGGAATCGCTGAAGGACACCGTCCGCAACGACCTGAACGCGGCGCGCCGCGAGCGCGACAAGCTGCGCACCACGCTGCTCACCACCTTCCTGGCCGAGATCCGCAACAAGGAGATCGAGGTGGGCCACGAGCTGGGCGACGAGGAGGTGCACGGCGTGGCCACCACCGCCATCAAGCGCCGCCGCGAGGCCGCCGAGCAGATGCGCGCCGGCGGGCGCGAGGAGCTGGCCGCGAAGGAGGAGCAGGAAGCCGCGCTCCTGCAGCCCTACCTCCCGCCGCAGCTGAGCGAAGCCGAGGTGCGCGCCCTGGTGCGCGAGGCGGTGGCCGGCGGCGCGAAGGACGTGGGCGGCGTGATGAAGCAGGTGATGCCGAAGGCGAAGGGGAAGTTTGACGGGAAGGAGCTCAACCGCATCGTCCGCGAGGAGCTGGGCGGCTGATCGGCTGCGGGATCGAACGCGGCGCCCGCGGGTCGGCAGGACCCGCGGGCGCCGTTTGCTTTGTCCACTTCGCCGGGTTAGATTGGTTAACGCCTTTACGTTCCGATGCTCACCCTCGTTGTGCAACCCGCTCCCAATCGATGCCCTCCATCGCCCTGCAGGTCTGGCAATCCCGTGGCCGGCAGGCGCTGGACGAGGTGGAGGCGGCGCACGCGGCGGTCGGAGGCGCCGGGCGCGGCAGGCGCTACGCCACGCAGCAGATCAACCAGGCGTACGTGGTGCTGCTGTGCTCCCAGTTCCAGAAGTTCTGCCGGGACCTGCACACGGAGGGCGTCGACCACCTGACCAGCCAACCGGCGTTCATGCCTTTGGCCATGCTGCTGAACACGTCCATCATCGTGGGACGGAAGTTGAGCGTCGGGAATGCGAGCCCCGGAAACATCGGGGCTGACTTCGCGCGGTTCGGATTCAGATTCTGGGATGAAGTCCTTCGTCGTGATCGCCGTAACGGCGGACGTCAGGCGAAGCTGGATGAGCTGGTCCGCTGGCGCAACGCAATCGCTCACCAGGACTTCACGAGTCCAATGCTCGCCGGGCGGGAAACTCTGAGGCTTTCCGAAGTGCGTGCGTGGCGCTCGGTGTGCGAGAGCCTGGCCGTGGAATTCGACCGCGTGCTGGGATTATATTTGCTGTCGATCACGGGAGTGCGCCCATGGTAGGAGGTCACATGGCTACCAAGAAGGGGATGCCTCGTCCTGGGGACGAGATCAAGGTAGGTGATCGGGTCCACTATCGTACGCCTTACGCTGCCTTCGACGCTGTGGTCATCGAAGACCGCGGCTACATCGGCGTCAACGGCCGGCGCATCCTCGGGATCCTCACGCAGGACGACCTCGAGGAAGCGCGCGTCGAAATGGAGGTTCCCGCGGAGCACCTTACGGTCGTGGGTTAAACCGTCCATGACTCCGAGGAAGAACGGACATTGTCCGACGTACAGGATCAACGTGGGAGACCGGGTCTTCTGGCCCACGCCTCCGTGGGGCGGGTTCAAGGCCGAGGTGATCGAGGATCGCGGTCACATCGGCGTGAATGGCCGCCGCTTGCTGCAGATTCGCACCCTCGACGAGTACGAGGAGGCGCGCATCGACATGGCGGTTCCGGAAGAGGAGCTCGAGCTCCTCGACTGAGGTCGATCCGACCCTGGAGGCAAGTCAGGCCGTCACCGGCGCGCGGTGACGGCCTGATCGTTTGCGGCGGCGAGTCGCGCGGGTCAGCCGAAGGCGGCGAGGAGGTCGTCGACCTTGTCGAGGACGGGCTCGCGGTTCTCGGTGGCGTGCTCGTAGCGGCGGATGCGCAGGAGCGTGGACTCGTCCAGGTCGGCGTCGTCGAGCCAGGCCACCAGGGTGTCGCGGTCCATCCCGTCGTAGCCCAGCACCGGCTCTTCCATCTCCTCCGCGTCGACCTCCAGGAGGCGGTCCTCGCCGCCCTCGTCCCACTCGCCGCCGCCGGGGAGCGCCGGCTGCAGCCACCGCTCGTTGGCGAAGTCGCGGAAGGCCAGCGCGATCGCTCCCACCGCCGCCGCCCCCACCAGCACCTTGAGGAATCTCATCGCCGCCCCCGGTCCGTCCTCGGTTGTGATATGTGGTCGCTTCACCCCCTCCCGCCGCGCAAATCGCCGGCCAGTGCGCTCTAACCCGCCAGTGCTGAGTGCTGAGTGCTGAGTCCTGAGTGCAAGTGCTTAGTGTTTAGTCCTTAGTCCTTAGTCCTTAGCACTTAGCACTTAGCACTCAGGACTAAAGCACTAAGGACTAACGCACTCCGGCCTCAGTTCGCCTGCGCGTCGGACAGCGGCCCCGGGTCGGCGTCAGGGCGCACGCGGATGCGCTGGGCCAGCGAGTGCGAGATCACCTGCGGCTCGCCGTTGACCGAGAGCGAGATCGGGCCCTCGAACGGCGACTTCTTGATCACCTCCACCTCGGCGCCGGGATAGAGGTTCATGGAGCCCAGGTAGCGCAGCTGCTCGGGCTCTTCGACCTCCACCTCCAGCACCCGCCGCGGCTGCCCCGGCTCCAGGTCGCCGAGCGCGGGGTACTGCCGCCGGTCCACCTCGCCGGTGGCGGTGGGGATGGCGGCGCCGTGCGGGTCGCGCTCGGGCTCGCCCATGAGCCGGGCCAGGCGCTCGATCAGCTCGTCGCTGGAGGCGTGCTCCAGGCGCTCGGCCTCGTCGTGCACGCGGTCCCACTCGTAGCCCAGCTTCTCCACCAGGAACAGCTCCAGCACCCGGTGCCGGCGGATGATCCTGAGCGCCGCCAGCTCGCCGGCCGCGGTGAGGCGCACGCCGTAGTAGGGCTCGTGGCGCAGCAGGTTC includes these proteins:
- a CDS encoding GatB/YqeY domain-containing protein; the encoded protein is MAESLKDTVRNDLNAARRERDKLRTTLLTTFLAEIRNKEIEVGHELGDEEVHGVATTAIKRRREAAEQMRAGGREELAAKEEQEAALLQPYLPPQLSEAEVRALVREAVAGGAKDVGGVMKQVMPKAKGKFDGKELNRIVREELGG
- a CDS encoding BON domain-containing protein gives rise to the protein MRGSSRREEDGGRGGQALVFALGAVGGVALGMLLSGRAEAHPEVREMGARLRERARGVARSLRPARLRRELREQLDLTRLEDAVLDAFLRDEILSERAIDVGAISRGIIELSGSVRTGDEAERAVRLAQRVEGVETVVSRMDVEEGSRRRRGADDAESAEGGRMAGEWTGRQVGMGRRRQGHETEPGRADDSQHLRETSLEQSDRAQFEDEDLAHSHPVMSARAGPEPADTRYREDELDHQDPYGKHAVPVAEQPQAMNSDARVGEGLKPGTELLLEAADVPVKPHGERPRRDADGDER
- a CDS encoding metal-dependent transcriptional regulator; translation: MYTPVVEDYLKAVWTLQQQESPVSTSRIAERLGLTSAAVTAMIKRLAEQNLLRHEPYYGVRLTAAGELAALRIIRRHRVLELFLVEKLGYEWDRVHDEAERLEHASSDELIERLARLMGEPERDPHGAAIPTATGEVDRRQYPALGDLEPGQPRRVLEVEVEEPEQLRYLGSMNLYPGAEVEVIKKSPFEGPISLSVNGEPQVISHSLAQRIRVRPDADPGPLSDAQAN